The nucleotide sequence CAGGTGGCTAATAATGTGGAGGGGGGATCAGGCGAGACGCCAGCTCGTGTTTTACAGGCAGACGTGTCACAGAATGTTCAGAGATTTAAGTGAAAACATAAACCACACAGTTCTGTCGGAAGAGACAGGTAAACAGGCCCAGATACTAGCTTTCCTGAGGAACACCCCAAGcgcaggagctggggaggaaaAGGCGGGCAGACTCGACTCCTAAACAGACATTGAGGTCTCCCCTCATTAAGAAACTTAAACGCTGAGGACAGTAAACCCCGTAACGGAGCCGAACAGCGTCCTCAAGATGTTGCCACGTCCTCGTCCCCGCGCGGCAGGCAGGACACGGCCCCAAAGACGCCCGCACCCTTGTCCCCGGAAGCTGTGGATACGTTTGTCTCATGacaaaagggtctttgcagaagtTGGTTCCTTCAGGGTCTTGAGGTGGGGGATCTCTTTGGATTATTTGGGGCTCAGCGTGGCCTCAAGGGTCCtcgtgggagggaggcaggaaggtcacagaggaggcaggagcaAGATTCTGTGCTGCAAGCTGTGCAGGAGAAGGAAGGGCCCGAGCCCAGGAGGTGGCCCCCAAAACACTGGAGAAGACAGGAGACAGTCCCCTCGGACCCCCCGGAAGGAACCTGCCTGGCCCACACTTAGACTTCAGACCGTGTCCAATTTCTGGCCTCTGGAATGGGTAACACGTCTCTGTTGTTTGAAGCTGCCTAGTTTGTGGGGCTTTGTTACCGGGGCCCCAGGACCCTTGCACAGCCACCCAGACGGTGGATCCTGCATGGTGAGTCCCTCCTGGGGAACTGCCTCACCTGAGGGAACTCCTCTCACGTCCTCCCCAGAGGCCACCTGCCCCCACGAGGGGATGCAGACGATGGAGCCCCCGGGACGGGCGCCTCCCTCTGCCCTCGCCCTGGCTCTTCCCAGAGCAATCCCCACTGCCCCCCACATGCCGATCTCGTCCCAGGACACCCAGCCCATGAGGAACCAGAAAACCACATCCACACGCACATCATGCACAACAGGCCAGGGCTGCTGTGTCCACATGGGGAGGGTTAGGAATTGGCCAATGGCATGTGCTCCCCAGCAGAAAGCCGCCGAGCCGGACGGACAATTCTGAGGAGAAACCCTGACGACTGGGACATCACCAGGGGTGGCCCATGGGATGAACTCAGTGACGCAGCGTCCAGAGCGACCAGCAAAGCTGGGAGTGTTGGTGCCAAGGGGCCTGGGGGGCGGCCGCAGGGTCCGCTCCGGTGGGAGAGACTCGGGACGCCGGCAGAGGGCTGAGGGCTGCACAGTGGGCTCCTCCCGCGCCCCCACAGTCTACTTCAAGGCTCCATCTGCAAGGGGGGCTCCGTGGGTGTGCGAACCACACACACCCACGTGCTCACAGCGAGGCTGCCTCCATGGGAGACGCCAGCCCTCACGCCCGGGATGCTGTCAGGTGCACATGCGGCCACGTCAGTGCGGTGGACACGGGCGTTAGAACAGATGAAGGCTCCGGACTGACTGCTGCACAAAATGCGAGTAATGTGTGAGTGAAACAGCAGACAAAAACCTGCGTGATTCGGTCCTGTTTGAAGTATCTGAGAAAGAATAGATAACAAAGTAACATGGGTCATCCCCATGTATAAATGGACCCatatatatcatatttaaaatatataaatatgtaacatataaaaaacatataatgACAATGACAATAGAggattttaatgtttttacttgtctatattttcctcatttttctgcaATTAACATGAGTTCCCAGGTGTGTGACTGTCCTGGGGCGGCTGTGACAAATGACCACAAGCTGGGAGCTTAAACCCCTGGGATCCGTCCTCCCCCGTCCTGGAGCCTGGAGTCTGGGGTCAAGGGtcgcagggccacgctccctccggaggctccaggggagggtccctcctgcctcttccggCGTCCGGGGCTCCAgggtccctgggctggtggccgcctccctcccgtctctgcctccgtcctcacggggctgctcctctgcgtctgcgtctcctcttctgtctctgaggaGGACGCTGTCCttggattcagggccgcctcctctaggaagccctcctctccatccttgattcagggccgcctcctccaggaagccctgctctccatccttcccttcaTCACCcatgcaaagaccctgtttccacaCAGGTCCTGGGAGTGGGTTTGGTGGCCATCACCCACCCCCTGTGTGCACCGTCCCCGTGTGCGGCTCTGAGCAcaggggggaggaggggctggtgggtgACTGTCCCCTTGGTGTCACCGCAGGGAGCCACGACACGATGACCTACTGCCTGAACAAGAGGTCCCCCATTTCCCACAGCCAGTCCTGGCTGCTGCAGCTTCTGGGCAAGCTCCTGCCGTGCGTCACCCGGCCCATGGTGCTCAAGTGGTCCGTCACCCAGGTGAGGGTCTGCACATGTCAAGTGGGCTCCTGACCAGCGCCATCCTGGCTGGGTGGGCACCTGTAACCGTGAAGGAGAAATGGAATGGAACACAAACCTTCTCCAGCCcagaaagccccacccccacagagGTCAGGGAGAAAGAACGGGGTTCACTAGTGACCAAGGAAGGGACCAGGCGTGATGTGTGTCACAGGCAGCCACTGCAGAGTGCAGAGGCAGACGGAGCTCCACCTTGCACGTAGCTAAGCAGAACACGCGTCCCATCATGTTCTAAGGTAAACAGTCACTGACTTCCCATGTTTTTATTAATGACGTGGGTTAACAATTGGGAGCCAAGCCCTCTCGTCCCAGGAGACAGGCGTCTCCTTCCTGGACCGCATGTCAGAGACGCTCCCCACCCTGGAGGACACATTCCTGAGCTGTAGAATGGTCCAGAGGCTTGTTCAGATGTGCACACGCTTGAGAAAGTTGGAGAAAAACTTATCTACTACAGCGTTTTTCCACTCGATGCTCCAGGAGACGGAGTGAGGGCACCGTCTCTGCCCGTGTGTTCGGAATTAAGCCTCTCCTTGAATGGGGTCGCCTCACATCCCTGGTCCTCAGCCCTTCCCTCGTACGGATCAGGGGGTTTAGGGACGtgagcagctgggagggggaggagaggaagggcccCCGGAGTCGCTCAGGTGGCCCAGGCTGCGGGGCAGGGGCACCCACTGCTGTGGTCCCGTCACCGTGCACACATGGGCACCAGGGTGTCAGGAAAGGGAGCCAGGTGCTGGCCGGAAGGAAGGCGGGGCCCAAGGGGGAACCGGCcgaccccagccccctcccccgcccaccCGGGCCACGGGCTCCGAGCGGCCGCCCTTCCAGCTCGGCTTGTCCTGCGTGATTGCTGGGCTCCCAGCTGCGGTGTCATCACTGGGGTGGCCGGAACCCGTGTGGGACGCGCAGGGGTGGAGGGCGTGCGCTGGAATGTCAGGGAACCACATTCCCAATTGTGTCACAACGGCCACCTCAGGCCCCGCGGGACGGGAGCAGGTCACAGCAGCGCGGGGGGTGCTCACAACGCTGGGTCCCTCGGAGCGGGTCCCTCGGTGCTGGTGCCTCAGAGCTGGGTCCTCAGAGCGGGTCCCTCGGTGCTGGGTCTCTGGGTGCTGGGAGGCCGGCCCGGGCTGCTGAGCCCCGAGGGGCTTCCcccgggaggagggggcgggcCCTCGCGGGGACATCGGAGAGCGGGGTCAGGGCTGAGGGGCGTTGGCTGCAGGGATGGGGAGGACCGAGCGGCTTCCCCGGTGGAGGACGGGCGCTGCCCGACCCGCGGGGCACCGACACACAGCTCGGTCCGACCCGGGGTCAGCGCTGCGGCCCTGGGGTGGCGTCCCGGCCGCACGAGGCGGGTGCGAGTCGCGCTGGGAGCTCCGGCCGTGGCGGCAGAGCTGACGGGCGTCCGTCCGCAGGCGCTGGACGTCACGAAGCAGCTGGACGCGGGCGTGCGCTACCTGGACCTGCGCGTGGCGCACGTGCCCGAGGGCTCCCGGAGGAACCTGCACTTCGTGCACTTCGTCTACACCACGGCGCTGGTGGAGGTACGGCCGGCCGGGGCGTCCCCGCGAGTTCCGCACCAGCCTGCGCGGCTGGGTTCgcaccgccccccacccctccggGCCGCTGGGTCCGAGTGAGGTGGGTCCCGACTCGGCCTCCTGCCCGATGGCGCGTCTCCGTCTCCTCCTCGCGGCTGCTCGACGGCGTTTCCAAGGTCTGGCGGCGGCGCTGTGCCGTCTGTCTGGCCTCGGACTCGCGAGCGCCCCCCGCAGCCCCCGGGCCTCGGCGCTGGAGCGGCCTCCGCGGGCGCGCACGCCTCCGTCACCCGCTGCCCACCCGCGCCCGGAGCCTCCAGGACTCACCCCTGCACACACTGTGCCGCGTCCACAGcgagcacgcacacacacacgcctgcACAAGCGCACGCGCACGCACGCACGGACGCAAGTGCaaacgcacgcacgcacgcacgcacgcttCCCCCCGGAGCGAGGGCAGGCGGCGCGGCTGTGTCTTGTGCGCGGCTGCGTTCCCCAAGCTTTGTGTGTTTGCTTGTCTGGGAGGGGCCCATCTGTCGGAGTTTGCGCAGGGACGCCCGCGGGAGCGTCCTTGTCCCCTGACGCGCCCTCCCCCCCAGGACACGCTCACCGAGATCTCGGAGTGGCTGGAGAGACACCCGCGCGAGGTGGTCATCCTGGCCTGCAGGGACTTCGAGGGGCTGACGGAGGAGCTGCACGAGTACCTGGTCGCCTGCGTCAGGAACATCTTCGGGGACATGCTGTGTCCGCGAGGGGTGAGCCGGGGCCGCAACCTGACCTGACCGGGACGGCGGGTCATCACTGTGTCCTCTCACAGACACCCCAGCGTCTCCCGTCTGTCTCTACAGACGCCCCAGCgtctccagtctctgtctctacaGACGCCCAGCGTCTCCCcgtctctgtctctcacacagGTCCCTATCTCCCCCTCAGGAGGTGCCGACGCTGCGTCAGCTGTGGGCGCGGGGCCAGCAGGTCCTCCTGTCGTACGAGGACGAGCGCATGCTGAGCCGGCACCGCGAGCTGTGGCCGGGGCTCCCCTACTGGTGGGCCGACCAGGCAAAGCCCACGGAGCTGGTGCGCTACCTGGAGCACATGAAGAGCTGCGGCCGCCCAGGTGGGGGCAACGTCCTCGTGTGCTGTGGGCACCAGGCTGCTTTCATACAAACACGGGTGCACACGTGTGTAATATTGGATGTGTACACGCACACGCCTGGGACATATGCATGAGTGTAAACAGATGATTGAGATACATGTACACTGCACACATGCGCACACGtgtccacacacacacctccacgtgcacacacactggGTGGAGTCTGGGCAGTGCAGGCTCAGACCCCCGCCGGGTCCTGCCTCAGCTCCGCGTGACGGCCGCGTGGATTCGCGGGGCCCCTGTGTCCGTCTGAGGATGCCACTATCCGGCCCCTTGCTGCGGGTTCTCCTCCCTGGTCTCAGGGTTTGTGAGCTTTTGTAAGGAAATCTGCCCTTTTCTGCAAACACGCCATGAATAACTCGCGGGTGATGCTCAGACGCTCAGCGGTGCTTTTGGCCCCAGTTCCCATGAAGCCGCATTTCCGTAGCGTGAGATTTGTGTCCTCAGGAAAGGCAGCTCAGGGGCAGCCCGAGGAGCAGGCGGCTTGTGACGGAGTCTCCCATCTCAGCATCCTGAACTGGATCACATCTCAAAGTCCCCTTTGCCACGTAGAGTCACATGTTCACAGGTTCCGGGGAGGAGGGCGTGGACGTCTTTGGGGACGTTATTCCACCCGCCATCCTCTGTAAGAGGAGAAGTTCAGTGAACTTGACCCCTTAGTTGAGCTGTGCTGTCAGAACCCTCATGTCCGTGTGGATTGAAGCTCTGAGCACGAGAACAGGGAGGGAGCGGTGGCGCACCGTGTGGCCGGGACGCCCGCAGCACCGGGGACCCCTCTCTCCCTGTCCTGTTTCAGGCGGGCTGTTCGTGGCGGGCATCAACCTGACAGAGAACCTGGAGTACGTCCTTGTGCACCCAGCCGGGTCCCTCAGGAAGATGACGCTCCCGCACCTGGCCTACCTGACCGCCTGGGTCCGCGAGCAGAGCCCCGGGCCGGGTGCGCGCTGCACCAACGTCATCGCGGGCGACTTTGTGGGTGCGGACAGCTTCATCAGCGACGTCATCCGGCTCAACGAGAAGCTGCTCCCGTGCTGACCGTGTCCTTCCCCCAGCTCGTCAAGCGTGTGCCACCAAGATTCGCCCTTTGTCTTCCTTTCTACGGCCGTTTGGGCTGCACATGGGGAGGCGAGCGGAGTCTGGGCAGCCGGGGCCAGTCCCTCAACCTCCTCCTGACTCAGGGCGTCCCCACGGGTGGCGCCTGGCCTCACTGTCCTTCGGCCTGTATTTGGGGTGGATTCCATGAACATGCTGATGATTGGAGCTGACCACGCGGCCGTCCTCAGGGAGGAACGACTGGGATTTGGGGTCAGTTCTCCCAGGTCCAGTCTGGCTGGGCCGCCGCGAGAGGCTCTGAGGCGCCCTCCCCTGGGGCTTTGCAAGCAGCAGAACGAGGTCCCGGCAGCTTCGAGGGCCCATTTGGAGCCCTGTGGCGCCCCCTGTGCCCTGCTCAGGCGGCTCCCCCGGCCCCAGCTCAGGGAAGGCCTGGGCCGCCTCCAGACCCTGGTGGGAGGCCGCCTGTCACTCACGCGCCCCTGAGACCCAGCATCTGTTCCTCATCTGGCCTGGGCCTCTGCCACACCGTAGTCATCCCCTTTCTCCAGCGACCACGGGGTTTCTCGGCTCCCCCTTCTCAGTTTCGGGGACTTTCTGTCTGGGGGCATCCCATCCTGCCAGCTGCTCAGACCCGGACTCTGCAGGGTCAGCACCGACCCACTGGGCTTGGTGCTCGTGGGGTTGAGTCAGATGGAGGAATGTGTTTGATACTGAGGGTCACATCGTGGCGATCGTTTCCCTGTAAATCCTTTCGCTGATCGTCTCGCAGCCCCGTCAGGAACGATTCAAGGAGTCACTTAATtctgcagaaaaatgaaaacacagcaaagTCAGATCAGTTTACGGATTTTTGTTCCCGTTAAACGACCGGGCGTTCTGGGGGCATCTCGATAATCCGCAGAGATGTGGACTCGACGGCGCACTCTTTTCTGGTCACTGAGAGTTTTTACAAACAGCCGAGTTGTGCCTCTTCCCCCCTCCGTTTATGTCTGGAAACAAGGACGGGATCAGAGTTTGGAGTTTTGTACTATTTTGGGCCCGTCTGTCCGTGGGGACATGAAGCAAAGACTTTTAGTTTCAGAGATTAGTTTTGGAGACTTCCGTACTCGCGGGACGCGTTCCGCCCCAGGGATCCTGCTGGCGGGGCGGCCTGGTGGCTGCGAGCTCGGACCCCGCCCGCGGGAAGAGCTCGGACCCCGGCCGAGCGTTTCAGCCAGCGCCGCCCGGCAAGCGCCGAACCAACGTTTGTTGAGTGAACGCTGGTCAGCACGGTGCTGCGCGCGCTCGCCCTCTGCCGTCTCTGGACCATCCCACGTCGGACGCGCGGTGGGGCCGCCCAGCACCTTCCCGCCCAGACCCCCTGCGTCCTCCCgcggccgcccccccccccccccccggccacACGGCTGTGCTCAGGCCCCGGCTCCTCCGGGCGCCGCGGGcccgggtgggggaggggagaggccccGGTGTAGAAAGAGGGTCTCGCAGAGTCCGGTGCGGGGCAAGTGGGTGCGGTGGGGGTGCGGGCGGTCTCGAACCAGCTCCAGCTGCACCGGAACCTTGACCCCTCTTCCAGGGCcaggagacccccccccccatccctgCCTCGTCCTCCTCGTGGAGGCCCTGCTTGGCCTGGGCCCCGCTTGCGGGTCTGGACCCTCAGTCGCCCGCTGTGGCTGCGGCTTTGCCCGCCTCCTGGAGgcctcagggaggaggaggggacgcCGGGCATCGGGGGCTCCGGGAGGAGAGGCCGGGACCACCCTCTGCAGGTTCCTGTGCCCCCGGATGGGGAGCTTGGGGGCCGGacctgggtggggggtggggcggcCCGCCACAGGGGTCCCCCCGAGAGGACGGCTGAGGGGCCCAGGGAGGCTCATACCAGGGCCGCCCGGACAGCGAGCGGACAGGCTGGACCCCGGGGCACGAGGACACTGCGCCGCCCCCTGGggtctctccaaagcccctcgGGGTCGGCCCGCGGGAACCAGCCCCGGGGCTGCGGGCGTCCTGGCCGGGTCACCCCTCCTGGAGGAGAAGGCGGTGCTGCGCCCACGGGGCCACCCCGGTCCCCCTCCAGCTGGCGGGGCAGACGGGGCTGCAGGACCCGCGTCCCATCCCGCTCAGCGCAGCCAGGCGCCCAGGCCTCTGGGGGGAACGGGAAGTCGGGCCCTCATCCTGTCAGCTCTGTGCGTGGGGGTCCCGGGGCTGCCACCAGACGCCACAGCAGTGGCCTCAGACCACACTGTCCTCCCCCAGGTCTGCAGGTCACAAGTCGCACGCGGGTGTCCCCGGGCTGCAGTCCAGGCGTCGGCAGGGCGGTGCTCCCGGAGGCAGCAGGGCAGGATCTGTGCTTGTCCTTTCCGGCTCCGGGGCCACCACGGCCCCAGCCTCCGTGTGCACAGCCAGCGCGGAGCCACCTCGGGCTTCCTCTCGTGACACGTCTGCCGTCGGACCCCACTGCCTCCCCCTGATGAGGAGCCTGTGAGGACGGGTGCCACCCGGACCCTCAGGATCACCTCCCAGCTCAGCATCTGGAACTGATCAGATTGGAAAATTCCTTCTGCCGTTACAGGGTCGGGGGAcgaggacgtggacatctttggggacgTTATTCTGTCTCCCAAACGGGGATCAGGACGTGGACGTCTTTGGGGACATTATTCTACCATCTACCCAAACTCCCTCTCCACATACGGCGGGGTTAGACGCCAGGTAGGGAAGCTTGGGAGGCACAGGCACTGAGGGAGCAGCAGTGAGGAAGTGAGGGGCCCTGGGCGTCTGTACCAGGGTCGTATAAACAGAGAAAGTTTTCTCCCGTCCTGAGGAAAGTGCACACACCCCCTTCCTGTGATGCTCGGAAGGAAAGGGGTCGACATTCTTTTCAATCATTCCTGATGCTGAAGTTTGGCAATAGCTCAGAAAACCCTTCTAAGGGCGAATACAAAtctaaggaagaaaattaattaaaatttttctatggGGCCAAAAGGGacacagacccccccccccattagCATCCTTTAGAAAACCTACAATTGTGGGCTCTCAGGTCTCCTTGAAACCGatgcaaatctctttaaaagtCGAAGGACGTCCTGCGGGTTTGGCATCCCAGGAATGTCCCTCTTGGGGCCccaggagatgggggagggggtccTGCCTCCTGTCTCTGTGGGAATTTTGCTGCACGAGTTAACATCCTGCTTGTTGCAAACACGGGAgaagctttgcttttcttctggaTAAGAactaacgtgtgtgtgtgtgatggtcaCCCCTGCCCGCTCGGTCCTGTAGACAATGAGGTTCTTCCCGTCTCTGCATCTCCCAGTGGCTGCCTGTGACTGCCCCTCACATCCTGCTTTCCTGCCTGTTCGTGATAAAACGTGTTTTCTTGTCTGCCTTGGAGAGGCAGGTGTGTGGGTTGGTGGGacgctttatttttaattatttccacGACATGACCTGGGGGAAAGCGAGACCTGGCAGCTGTGCACTCGCGCAAACACAGCAGATGGCGAATCTCACTGCCCTGCGGCAGAAGCGTCTGCTGGGCGTCAGCGTGGAAGAACCAGACAGGCGGCTTACAAACCCAGTAACACAGCTTTTAACACCGTGCGGCCGGAACATCCTGGAAGATCACGGCCCGCGAAGCTCCGAGCGGGCGGCCACCAGCCCTgcgcggggtgggggggtggaggggggcccCCAGGGGCGCTGCaggccggggaggagggggggccCCAGGGGCGCTGCAGGCCGAGGCTGAGACGCCGCCACCCCGCGCGGTCACTGTGGGAAGAGCTTCCTGAACCTGCCGTAGGCCGAGTGGCTCATGATGACCGTCACGTCGGCGGCGCCGGCCTCGGGGATCACGTGCACGTCCTGCACCGCCGCCTCCTCGTGCAGCCAGCTGAGGGGGGGGGGGCGTCACTCAGGCCGGCGGGGCCCCCACAGCGCGTTCCAGGTGCCCGCACCCGGGAGGCGCACCCCGGGAGCATGCCGACCTTCCGACCTTCCGACCTCCCGACCGTCGTGGGGACGCGCCCCGGGGCCCGGAACGTCCACCCGCTGCCTccgcgcccccgcccgcgccccgcgccccgctccCCACacggccgcccccgcccccgcccccgcccccgcccccgcccccgcccccgcccccgccccggcccccacTCCCCGCTCCCCGCacggccgcccccgcccccgcccgcgccccgccccccacTCCCCGCTCCCCGCACGGCCGCccccgtccccgccccggccgccCCCGCACCTGAGCTGCGGCCCCGCCAGGCGCACGCGGAGCGTGAGGACGCGTCTCCCGGTGGCTCTCAGCACCGCCTCCTCCAGCCGCGCCTTCAGCTCCTCCAGCCCGTGTCCCAGGAGCGCGGACACGGCCACGTGCGGCCCCGCGGGGCTGTACCTGGGGGGGGACACCCGCTCAGCCGGGGCCACGGAGCGAGGGTCCCCACAGGCCCCGCCACGGGCCCAGTGTGAGCGCTTCCGGCCCCCCGGAGAGGACGgggtgcgtgcgtgcgtgcgtgtggcTGGGTGACACCGGGGAGCGGGGGTGACGGGGTTCAGACCCTCCGCACGTGTCCCTCTGGTGGCAGGACCGGCAGCAGCGCGGGCAGGAGACGGAACCGCCCCGAGGAGGACGCCCCCTGCGCCGGCACCGCGGCACCCCGAGGAGACGctccggggcggggcgggcgccaCTCACCCGGGCACCAGGTCCGCCTTGTTGTGCACCTCCAGCACCGAGTCCAGCAGGACCGCGGGCAGCCGCAGGCCGCGCAGTGTGGACAGGACGCTCGCTTTCTGCAGCTCCGTCTCGGGGTGGCTCACGTCCCTCACGTGCACGATCAGGTCCTGGGGACCAGACGGGCCAGGCGGTCGGACAGCTGGGGGCCACTGGCCCGTTATGTCCTCTTGGAGGGGAGCAGGACGGGCGTTGGTTGGTGATGAGGGAACTTGGTCCCCGGTTACACAGTGTCTGAGGGGCCCTGGGCCCTCCTTGTGCTGACAGTCGAGGTCACTGTCCCGAGACCACCTCACACTCACCGAATGGGCCACGTCCTCCAGGGTGGCGGAGAAGGACTCGATCAGGCCGTGGGGCAGCTGGGAGAGGAAGCCGATGGTGTCCATGTAGATGACGGTCATGCGGGAGGGCAGGGAGCCCGCGTGGGCCGTGACATCCAGCGTGGCGAACAGCTGATCCCGTGGCTGGATGTCGGCGTCACCCGTCAGTGCCTTGACCAACGTGGTTTTTCCTGGAAGTCGGGTCACAAGGGACGCACTGCATGAGCGGCCCCTCACTGTCCCCATGTCCACTGCTGGACGCGGGCCGGCCCGATGGTGTGGATGCTGGGGGCGTGTGATGCGTAGGTGAAGAGCGACAATGACGTCAGGGTGTGTACCCTGTGTGTGTAAGAGGGCTGGGGATCTGTGTAGGGGGAGACTGATGGTGTAGACGGAGGGGGTGGTGTGGACAGGAAATGAACTGGGGgtgctttcatttctccctgTGCGGCTGAGACTCGGGGGCTTTGTGACGCTACAAGGAACCCCAGGTTCTGTCTCCTGCGTGGACTCCA is from Equus asinus isolate D_3611 breed Donkey chromosome X, EquAss-T2T_v2, whole genome shotgun sequence and encodes:
- the PLCXD1 gene encoding PI-PLC X domain-containing protein 1 isoform X4 — translated: MQRPCFHTGPGSGFGGHHPPPVCTVPVCGSEHRGEEGLVGDCPLGVTAGSHDTMTYCLNKRSPISHSQSWLLQLLGKLLPCVTRPMVLKWSVTQALDVTKQLDAGVRYLDLRVAHVPEGSRRNLHFVHFVYTTALVEDTLTEISEWLERHPREVVILACRDFEGLTEELHEYLVACVRNIFGDMLCPRGVPISPSGGADAASAVGAGPAGPPVVRGRAHAEPAPRAVAGAPLLVGRPGKAHGAGALPGAHEELRPPRRAVRGGHQPDREPGVRPCAPSRVPQEDDAPAPGLPDRLGPRAEPRAGCALHQRHRGRLCGCGQLHQRRHPAQREAAPVLTVSFPQLVKRVPPRFALCLPFYGRLGCTWGGERSLGSRGQSLNLLLTQGVPTGGAWPHCPSACIWGGFHEHADDWS
- the PLCXD1 gene encoding PI-PLC X domain-containing protein 1 isoform X5, whose translation is MGGQLSAPGGGGSLPRPVNADWMSALCPRLWDVPLHHLSIPGSHDTMTYCLNKRSPISHSQSWLLQLLGKLLPCVTRPMVLKWSVTQALDVTKQLDAGVRYLDLRVAHVPEGSRRNLHFVHFVYTTALVEDTLTEISEWLERHPREVVILACRDFEGLTEELHEYLVACVRNIFGDMLCPRGVPISPSGGADAASAVGAGPAGPPVVRGRAHAEPAPRAVAGAPLLVGRPGKAHGAGALPGAHEELRPPRRAVRGGHQPDREPGVRPCAPSRVPQEDDAPAPGLPDRLGPRAEPRAGCALHQRHRGRLCGCGQLHQRRHPAQREAAPVLTVSFPQLVKRVPPRFALCLPFYGRLGCTWGGERSLGSRGQSLNLLLTQGVPTGGAWPHCPSACIWGGFHEHADDWS
- the PLCXD1 gene encoding PI-PLC X domain-containing protein 1 isoform X7, which produces MGGQLSAPGGGGSLPRPVNADWMSALCPRLWDVPLHHLSIPGSHDTMTYCLNKRSPISHSQSWLLQLLGKLLPCVTRPMVLKWSVTQALDVTKQLDAGVRYLDLRVAHVPEGSRRNLHFVHFVYTTALVEDTLTEISEWLERHPREVVILACRDFEGLTEELHEYLVACVRNIFGDMLCPRGEVPTLRQLWARGQQVLLSYEDERMLSRHRELWPGLPYWWADQAKPTELVRYLEHMKSCGRPGGLFVAGINLTENLEYVLVHPAGSLRKMTLPHLAYLTAWVREQSPGPGARCTNVIAGDFVGADSFISDVIRLNEKLLPC
- the PLCXD1 gene encoding PI-PLC X domain-containing protein 1 isoform X6, which produces MLQIVCPCGVWEPLGHGSCPEPNSPRGRGCCPGPSAPPPGLKTPRLTPRRLTSEPLDTVPGVSRAGSSMGGQLSAPGGGGSLPRPVNADWMSALCPRLWDVPLHHLSIPGSHDTMTYCLNKRSPISHSQSWLLQLLGKLLPCVTRPMVLKWSVTQALDVTKQLDAGVRYLDLRVAHVPEGSRRNLHFVHFVYTTALVEDTLTEISEWLERHPREVVILACRDFEGLTEELHEYLVACVRNIFGDMLCPRGEVPTLRQLWARGQQVLLSYEDERMLSRHRELWPGLPYWWADQAKPTELVRYLEHMKSCGRPGGLFVAGINLTENLEYVLVHPAGSLRKMTLPHLAYLTAWVREQSPGPGARCTNVIAGDFVGADSFISDVIRLNEKLLPC
- the PLCXD1 gene encoding PI-PLC X domain-containing protein 1 isoform X3 — encoded protein: MLQIVCPCGVWEPLGHGSCPEPNSPRGRGCCPGPSAPPPGLKTPRLTPRRLTSEPLDTVPGVSRAGSSMGGQLSAPGGGGSLPRPVNADWMSALCPRLWDVPLHHLSIPGSHDTMTYCLNKRSPISHSQSWLLQLLGKLLPCVTRPMVLKWSVTQALDVTKQLDAGVRYLDLRVAHVPEGSRRNLHFVHFVYTTALVEDTLTEISEWLERHPREVVILACRDFEGLTEELHEYLVACVRNIFGDMLCPRGVPISPSGGADAASAVGAGPAGPPVVRGRAHAEPAPRAVAGAPLLVGRPGKAHGAGALPGAHEELRPPRRAVRGGHQPDREPGVRPCAPSRVPQEDDAPAPGLPDRLGPRAEPRAGCALHQRHRGRLCGCGQLHQRRHPAQREAAPVLTVSFPQLVKRVPPRFALCLPFYGRLGCTWGGERSLGSRGQSLNLLLTQGVPTGGAWPHCPSACIWGGFHEHADDWS
- the PLCXD1 gene encoding PI-PLC X domain-containing protein 1 isoform X2 — its product is MGTRVSGKGARCWPEGRRGPRGNRPTPAPSPAHPGHGLRAAALPARLVLRDCWAPSCGVITGVAGTRVGRAGVEGVRWNVREPHSQLCHNGHLRPRGTGAGHSSAGGAHNAGSLGAGPSVLVPQSWVLRAGPSVLGLWVLGGRPGLLSPEGLPPGGGGGPSRGHRRAGSGLRGVGCRDGEDRAASPVEDGRCPTRGAPTHSSVRPGVSAAALGWRPGRTRRVRVALGAPAVAAELTGVRPQALDVTKQLDAGVRYLDLRVAHVPEGSRRNLHFVHFVYTTALVEDTLTEISEWLERHPREVVILACRDFEGLTEELHEYLVACVRNIFGDMLCPRGEVPTLRQLWARGQQVLLSYEDERMLSRHRELWPGLPYWWADQAKPTELVRYLEHMKSCGRPGGLFVAGINLTENLEYVLVHPAGSLRKMTLPHLAYLTAWVREQSPGPGARCTNVIAGDFVGADSFISDVIRLNEKLLPC
- the PLCXD1 gene encoding PI-PLC X domain-containing protein 1 isoform X1; its protein translation is MGTRVSGKGARCWPEGRRGPRGNRPTPAPSPAHPGHGLRAAALPARLVLRDCWAPSCGVITGVAGTRVGRAGVEGVRWNVREPHSQLCHNGHLRPRGTGAGHSSAGGAHNAGSLGAGPSVLVPQSWVLRAGPSVLGLWVLGGRPGLLSPEGLPPGGGGGPSRGHRRAGSGLRGVGCRDGEDRAASPVEDGRCPTRGAPTHSSVRPGVSAAALGWRPGRTRRVRVALGAPAVAAELTGVRPQALDVTKQLDAGVRYLDLRVAHVPEGSRRNLHFVHFVYTTALVEDTLTEISEWLERHPREVVILACRDFEGLTEELHEYLVACVRNIFGDMLCPRGVPISPSGGADAASAVGAGPAGPPVVRGRAHAEPAPRAVAGAPLLVGRPGKAHGAGALPGAHEELRPPRRAVRGGHQPDREPGVRPCAPSRVPQEDDAPAPGLPDRLGPRAEPRAGCALHQRHRGRLCGCGQLHQRRHPAQREAAPVLTVSFPQLVKRVPPRFALCLPFYGRLGCTWGGERSLGSRGQSLNLLLTQGVPTGGAWPHCPSACIWGGFHEHADDWS